One Brassica napus cultivar Da-Ae chromosome A1, Da-Ae, whole genome shotgun sequence genomic region harbors:
- the LOC125596620 gene encoding uncharacterized protein LOC125596620, which produces MPVNYYTEEAITALGELIGEVKVVAFDPEKSQSREYVRVLVRFNVTRPLRKSKVVNLPEGGSTVVYFNYERIQKRCYECQRLNHSKDVCPLLIRKRKEMTLERRQRIIMDKAAPKKVIDEDDPLFGILNEEQVGLCKETGRRKISPEVLEEMRRYMMAATEADKAIRADRVKISVAEAEKDPVAQKTILRLESKPIFTKDLDLGKGLVYDFDLNEEVEHRGDSSTGEKLMASAIKAHSLEERQVHRSKWLESEGILETKGLGPSASMYNPGPSNVRKIEERDDVSLTFEGSSTGYGLNPSVIQPSGASSKKVTPRRRPYMRMRQDKKLSSTSILQELYGSAVDNEKVGSKRRQVEEEIAGQKVARRDESRVIPHEGSPQSK; this is translated from the coding sequence ATGCCGGTGAACTATTACACAGAGGAGGCGATTACGGCGCTGGGGGAATTGATAGGTGAAGTTAAAGTGGTTGCGTTTGACCCGGAAAAGTCTCAGAGCCGAGAGTATGTAAGAGTTTTGGTGCGCTTCAACGTAACAAGACCATTAAGAAAGTCAAAGGTGGTCAACCTGCCTGAAGGAGGATCTACGGTGgtatattttaactatgagCGAATTCAGAAGAGATGCTATGAGTGTCAAAGATTAAATCACTCTAAGGATGTATGTCCTCTGCTGATTCGAAAAAGAAAGGAGATGACCTTGGAAAGAAGACAGAGGATTATCATGGACAAAGCAGCTCCTAAGAAAGTAATAGATGAAGATGATCCTCTTTTTGGGATCCTAAATGAAGAGCAAGTTGGTTTATGCAAGGAGACGGGTCGGAGGAAGATATCTCCGGAGGTTCTGGAGGAAATGAGGCGTTATATGATGGCGGCCACAGAAGCTGATAAAGCGATAAGAGCTGATAGAGTTAAAATTTCTGTTGCAGAAGCTGAAAAGGATCCTGTGGCTCAGAAAACTATTCTCAGATTGGAATCCAAACCAATCTTCACTAAAGATCTTGATCTAGGAAAAGGATTGGTTTATGATTTTGATCTGAATGAAGAGGTGGAGCATAGAGGAGATAGTAGTACGGGAGAGAAGCTTATGGCATCAGCTATTAAAGCGCATAGTTTGGAGGAAAGGCAGGTCCACAGGTCCAAATGGTTAGAAAGCGAAGGAATCTTGGAGACGAAAGGATTGGGACCTAGCGCATCGATGTATAATCCTGGTCCATCAAACGTGCGGAAGATTGAGGAAAGGGATGATGTCTCTCTTACCTTTGAGGGGAGCTCAACGGGATATGGTTTGAATCCTTCTGTAATTCAACCATCCGGGGCTTCTTCCAAAAAGGTGACACCTAGAAGAAGACCGTATATGAGGATGAGACAAGACAAGAAATTATCATCTACAAGCATCCTTCAGGAACTATATGGGAGTGCAGTAGACAATGAGAAGGTCGGATCTAAAAGAAGACAAGTGGAGGAAGAAATAGCAGGACAAAAAGTCGCTCGACGCGATGAATCAAGGGTGATCCCGCATGAGGGATCGCCGCAATCCAAATGA
- the LOC106446675 gene encoding importin subunit alpha-2: protein MSLRPNARTEVRRNRYKVAVDAEEGRRRREDNMVEIRKTKREESLLKKRREGLQATQLPQVTSAASSVEKKLESLPSMVGGVWSDDRSLQLEATTQFRKLLSIERSPPIEEVIDAGVVPRFVEFLMREDYPQLQFEAAWALTNIASGTSEHTKVVIQHDAVPIFVQLLASQSDDVREQAVWALGNVAGDSPQCRDLVLSKGALLPLLSQLNEHAKLSMLRNATWTLSNFCRGKPQPPFDQVRPALPALERLIHSTDEEVLTDACWALSYLSDGTNDKIQSVIEAGVVPRLVELLQHPSPSVLIPALRSIGNIVTGDDAQTQCVISHGALLCLLSLLTQNHKKSIKKEACWTISNITAGNRDQIQAVCEAGLIGPLINLLQNAEFDIKKEAAWAVSNATSGGSADQIKYMVDQGVVKPLCDLLVCPDPRIITVCLEGLENILKVGEAEKVTGNTGDANYYAQLIDDAEGLEKIENLQSHDNSEIYEKAVKILETYWLEEEDETLPPGDESAQGFQFGGSDAAAPPGGFNFK, encoded by the exons ATGTCTCTGAGACCCAACGCCAGGACCGAGGTTCGCCGTAACCGCTACAAAGTGGCGGTGGACGCAGAGGAAGGACGCAGGAGGAGGGAAGACAACATGGTGGAGATCCGTAAGACCAAGCGCGAAGAGAGCTTACTGAAGAAGCGTCGCGAGGGGCTTCAAGCCACGCAGCTGCCTCAAGTCACTTCTGCTGCTTCATCCGTCGAGAAAAAG TTGGAGAGCTTGCCTTCTATGGTCGGTGGAGTCTGGTCAGATGATAGGAGCTTGCAGCTTGAAGCCACTACTCAGTTCCGTAAATTGCTTTCTATAG AGCGTAGTCCTCCGATAGAAGAGGTGATTGATGCTGGTGTTGTGCCAAGGTTTGTGGAGTTTCTCATGAGGGAGGATTATCCACAGCTTCAG TTTGAAGCTGCTTGGGCACTGACGAACATTGCTTCTGGGACTTCTGAGCATACGAAGGTTGTCATTCAACATGATGCTGTTCCCATTTTTGTTCAGCTCCTGGCTTCCCAGAGTGATGATGTCCGTGAGCAG GCTGTTTGGGCATTAGGGAACGttgctggtgattctccacagtGCAGAGATCTTGTACTGAGTAAGGGAGCTTTGTTACCATTGCTCTCTCAGTTGAATGAGCATGCTAAACTCTCCATGCTCAGAAATGCTACTTGGACCCTCTCTAATTTCTGCAGGGGCAAGCCACAGCCTCCTTTTGACCAG GTTCGTCCAGCACTTCCAGCCCTTGAGCGCCTTATTCATTCGACTGATGAGGAAGTGTTAACGGATGCCTGTTGGGCTCTCTCTTATCTTTCTGATGGCACAAATGACAAAATCCAATCTGTCATCGAGGCAGGTGTTGTTCCTCGACTTGTCGAGCTTCTCCA GCATCCGTCACCGTCTGTGCTTATACCCGCTCTTCGTAGTATTGGTAACATCGTCACTGGAGACGATGCGCAGACGCAG TGTGTAATTAGTCATGGTGCACTCCTTTGTCTTCTGAGTCTTCTGACTCAGAATCATAAGAAGAGCATTAAAAAGGAAGCATGCTGGACAATCTCAAACATCACTGCTGGAAACAGGGACCAGATTCAG GCTGTATGTGAAGCTGGTTTGATCGGTCCTCTCATCAATCTGCTTCAAAATGCTGAGTTCGATATAAAGAAAGAAGCTGCATGGGCAGTCTCAAATGCCACTTCGGGCGGTTCTGCTGACCAGATCAA GTACATGGTGGATCAGGGAGTCGTGAAACCACTGTGCGATCTTTTGGTATGCCCGGATCCAAGGATTATCACCGTGTGTCTAGAAGGACTAGAGAACATTCTGAAAGTCGGGGAAGCTGAGAAGGTGACGGGAAACACAGGGGATGCAAACTATTATGCACAGCTAATCGATGATGCTGAGGGACTAGAGAAGATTGAGAATCTGCAGAGTCATGACAACAGCGAGATATATGAGAAGGCAGTGAAGATTCTTGAAACATACTGGTTGGAGGAGGAAGACGAGACTTTACCACCTGGTGATGAATCTGCTCAGGGATTCCAGTTTGGGGGTAGCGATGCAGCCGCACCTCCAGGTGGATTCAACTTCAAGTGA
- the LOC106446696 gene encoding GATA transcription factor 17, translated as MSMTEETKTTTKLETAGDSSDVESGNCSSSGSGGDTKKTCVDCGTNKTPLWRGGPAGPKSLCNACGIKSRKKRQAALGIRQDDNKKIKNKTNNSLPLDHQTIKNRKGESGNFKNKIKTTESENFISRVNKKSLERASRFLDLGFKVPAMKRSVVEKKRLWRKLGEEERAAVLLMTLSCG; from the exons ATGTCAATGACGGAAGAAACAAAGACGACGACGAAGCTCGAAACGGCGGGAGATTCCTCCGATGTTGAAAGTGGAAACTGTAGCAGTAGCGGAAGTGGAGGCGACACAAAGAAGACATGCGTTGATTGCGGGACAAACAAGACTCCACTTTGGCGTGGTGGCCCTGCTGGTCCTAAA TCATTGTGCAATGCGTGTGGGATCAAGAGCAGGAAGAAGAGGCAAGCAGCTCTTGGAATCAGACAAGATGATAATAAAAAGATCAAGAACAAAACCAACAACAGTCTTCCTCTCGACCACCAGACGATCAAGAATAGAAAAGGCGAGTCAGGAAATTTCAAGAATAAGATCAAGACAACAGAGAGTGAGAATTTCATCAGTAGAGTTAACAAGAAGAGTTTGGAAAGGGCAagtcgatttttggatttaggTTTTAAAGTACCGGCGATGAAGAGATCGGTGGTGGAGAAGAAGAGGCTGTGGAGGAAACTCGGTGAAGAGGAACGAGCTGCAGTACTTCTCATGACTCTTTCTTGTGGTTGA